One region of Syntrophales bacterium genomic DNA includes:
- a CDS encoding MFS transporter produces MRKFNLKILLLLSLGHLVTDIYQGALPAILPFLKENLSLSYTMTGVILMAANFTSSFIQPLFGYFSDIKEKPFLLPAGCLCAGLGFSLLSFPSIYWIVLVLVGLSGLGVASFHPEGYKTAAGFTGEKPVMGMAIFSVGGNLGFALGPIIAVFIIKYSGFSSLPVIIIPSLLVTGIILFCWREITAGQTARKAVKDASYKISRATYMSVILLIGIVMMRSWIQMGLMTYIPFYYINYLKGDPLYASALVSVFLLGGVLGTLGGAPVADRLGHKRYLTFAMLLTALVLPLIFIAHGTALFLVLGVLGMILVSTFTVTIVMVQRLLPHNLGIASGLMVGFAIGAGGICVTLLGVLADHFGVPFALKSIAVLPFLGLTLSLLLRYPEQAAPGASAPADN; encoded by the coding sequence ATGAGAAAATTTAACCTGAAGATACTGCTGCTGCTTTCATTGGGACACCTGGTAACCGACATCTACCAGGGGGCGCTGCCGGCCATACTGCCTTTTTTAAAGGAAAACCTGTCTCTTTCCTACACAATGACCGGCGTGATCCTGATGGCGGCGAATTTTACATCTTCGTTTATTCAGCCCCTCTTTGGATATTTTTCCGATATAAAAGAGAAACCGTTTCTTCTGCCCGCCGGCTGTCTCTGCGCCGGCCTCGGTTTCTCTTTATTATCATTTCCATCAATTTACTGGATAGTGTTAGTGCTGGTGGGCCTAAGCGGTCTCGGCGTCGCTTCGTTCCATCCGGAGGGGTACAAGACCGCGGCCGGTTTCACCGGAGAAAAACCGGTCATGGGCATGGCCATCTTCTCGGTGGGAGGAAATCTCGGCTTTGCCCTGGGGCCCATAATCGCCGTTTTTATCATTAAGTACAGCGGTTTTTCGTCATTGCCGGTCATTATCATCCCTTCCCTGCTGGTCACCGGGATCATCCTGTTTTGTTGGAGAGAAATAACTGCCGGCCAAACCGCCCGAAAAGCCGTAAAGGATGCCTCCTACAAGATATCGCGCGCGACTTACATGTCGGTGATTCTGCTGATCGGCATCGTAATGATGCGCTCCTGGATTCAAATGGGCCTGATGACCTACATCCCCTTTTATTACATAAATTATCTCAAGGGTGATCCCCTTTACGCAAGCGCCCTGGTGTCTGTCTTTCTGCTGGGCGGGGTTCTGGGAACGTTAGGCGGCGCGCCTGTCGCTGACCGGCTGGGGCACAAACGCTACTTAACCTTTGCCATGCTTCTGACAGCGCTGGTGCTGCCGCTGATTTTCATTGCCCACGGCACGGCGTTATTCTTAGTGCTGGGAGTGCTGGGCATGATCTTGGTTTCCACCTTCACCGTCACCATCGTCATGGTGCAGCGCCTGCTTCCCCATAACCTCGGCATCGCCTCCGGGCTGATGGTCGGCTTCGCCATCGGGGCAGGCGGCATTTGCGTAACGCTGCTGGGGGTGCTGGCCGATCATTTCGGCGTGCCGTTCGCCCTGAAGTCGATAGCCGTTCTTCCCTTCCTTGGTCTCACCCTGAGCCTGCTTCTGCGTTACCCGGAACAAGCCGCGCCAGGGGCATCTGCCCCGGCCGATAATTAA
- a CDS encoding NAD-dependent malic enzyme, with the protein MTTTLKKEEAARLPLGIALLRDPLLNKGTSFTAVERETFGLRGLLPPKIFTQQERVDQVLDHLRKKPNDLEKYLYISDLRDRNEQLFYQTLINHVEEIAPLVYTPTVGLACQEFSNIFSSPRGIYLTKYDRGQIKKVLQNWRRAVQVIVVTDGERILGLGDLGANGMGIPIGKLSLYAGYAGIDPGGCLPITIDVGTNNKELLQSPNYIGLQEPRLRGEAYDELIDEFMAAAHEVFPDALIQMEDFGNVNAFRLLQKYRDQYPFFNDDIQGTASVALAGILSSLRITGGKLKEQRLLFLGAGEAGIGMGSLIASAMALEGMSEEEARRNCWFVDSHGLVVKSRHDLAEHKLLFAHDYPFQPDLLSAIESLRPTAIIGASAQAGAFTEEILRLMAKINERPIIFALSNPTSKSECTAETAYRCTDKRAVFASGSPFPPVVIDGQTFVSGQSNNAYIFPGAGLGIVASRATSVTDEMFAAAARSLTDQVTQADLDMGRIFPSLALIREVSFNIAVAVAKIVFARGLTEMKEPDDLGGFIRASMYDPTYRQYA; encoded by the coding sequence ATGACAACAACTTTAAAGAAGGAGGAAGCGGCACGTCTTCCCCTGGGGATTGCACTGCTCAGGGATCCATTGCTGAACAAGGGAACATCCTTCACCGCAGTAGAACGCGAAACTTTCGGGCTGCGAGGGCTGCTGCCGCCGAAGATTTTCACCCAGCAGGAGAGGGTTGACCAAGTGCTTGACCATCTCAGGAAGAAACCTAATGATCTGGAAAAATACCTGTATATTTCCGACCTTCGGGACCGTAACGAGCAACTGTTCTACCAAACCCTCATCAATCATGTCGAAGAAATTGCCCCCCTCGTTTACACGCCGACCGTGGGTCTTGCCTGCCAGGAATTCAGCAATATTTTTAGTTCCCCCCGTGGCATATACCTTACAAAATACGACCGCGGCCAGATTAAGAAGGTCCTTCAGAACTGGCGTCGCGCTGTGCAGGTAATAGTCGTAACCGACGGCGAGCGCATCCTCGGCCTCGGCGATCTTGGGGCGAACGGCATGGGAATCCCGATCGGCAAATTGTCGCTTTACGCGGGGTACGCCGGCATAGATCCCGGCGGCTGCCTGCCGATTACCATCGACGTCGGAACAAACAACAAGGAACTCCTGCAATCGCCAAACTATATCGGGCTTCAGGAACCCCGCCTGCGGGGAGAAGCCTATGACGAGTTGATCGATGAATTCATGGCGGCCGCGCACGAGGTTTTTCCGGACGCTTTAATCCAGATGGAAGATTTCGGAAACGTTAACGCCTTTCGCCTGCTGCAAAAATACCGCGACCAATACCCCTTTTTCAACGACGACATTCAGGGAACGGCTTCCGTTGCGCTGGCCGGCATTCTCTCTTCCCTGCGGATAACTGGGGGAAAATTAAAGGAACAGCGCCTGCTTTTCCTCGGCGCGGGAGAAGCGGGAATCGGCATGGGCAGCCTTATTGCTTCGGCAATGGCCTTGGAAGGAATGTCCGAGGAGGAAGCCCGGCGCAACTGCTGGTTTGTCGATTCCCACGGACTGGTCGTCAAGAGCCGCCATGATTTGGCCGAGCACAAGCTTCTGTTCGCGCATGACTATCCTTTCCAGCCGGATCTGCTGTCGGCTATCGAGTCGCTCCGGCCGACGGCGATCATTGGCGCCTCCGCTCAAGCAGGCGCTTTCACGGAGGAAATTCTGCGCCTCATGGCAAAAATCAATGAAAGACCGATTATCTTCGCGCTTTCCAACCCCACATCCAAGTCGGAATGCACCGCCGAGACGGCCTATCGTTGCACGGACAAACGCGCCGTTTTCGCAAGCGGAAGTCCCTTTCCACCTGTCGTGATCGACGGCCAGACATTTGTCTCGGGACAGTCCAATAACGCCTACATTTTCCCCGGAGCGGGCCTCGGCATCGTCGCCTCGCGGGCCACCTCCGTCACCGACGAGATGTTTGCCGCGGCAGCGCGATCGCTTACCGACCAGGTCACGCAGGCTGACCTGGACATGGGACGCATCTTTCCCTCTCTGGCGCTTATCCGCGAGGTCTCGTTCAATATCGCGGTTGCCGTCGCGAAAATCGTCTTTGCCCGCGGCCTGACGGAAATGAAGGAACCGGATGACCTGGGCGGCTTCATCAGGGCCTCGATGTACGATCCGACCTATCGGCAGTACGCATAG
- a CDS encoding flavodoxin family protein, translating to MANNIKLLGIYGSPRKGGNTDALLAEALKGAKAAGARVESLRVSDFKITPCRGCHDCSREGICKINDDMQEIYPRLLDADIVILASPIYFYGVTGWTKALIDRSQALWERKYTLQDPALGEQAQRKKGFFISVGGTKGQKLFEGASLTVKYFFDAFNASYTGDLLFRKVDANGDIHKYPEALPQAFAAGQKLVADLASEK from the coding sequence ATGGCCAACAATATAAAACTTCTGGGAATCTATGGGAGCCCCCGCAAGGGAGGCAATACCGACGCCCTGCTTGCTGAGGCGCTCAAGGGGGCTAAAGCGGCGGGGGCAAGGGTCGAATCGCTGCGGGTCAGCGACTTTAAAATCACCCCGTGCCGGGGTTGCCACGACTGCTCCCGGGAGGGAATCTGCAAGATCAACGACGACATGCAGGAAATCTATCCGCGCCTGCTCGATGCGGATATCGTCATTCTCGCATCACCGATATACTTTTACGGGGTAACCGGCTGGACCAAGGCGCTGATCGATCGTTCACAGGCGCTCTGGGAGCGGAAATACACGCTCCAGGATCCGGCGCTCGGGGAGCAGGCGCAAAGGAAAAAAGGGTTCTTCATCTCCGTCGGGGGAACAAAGGGGCAGAAACTCTTTGAGGGCGCCTCCTTGACGGTAAAATACTTCTTCGACGCCTTCAACGCCTCCTACACCGGCGATCTCCTTTTTCGGAAAGTTGACGCAAACGGCGACATCCACAAGTACCCGGAGGCCCTTCCCCAGGCTTTCGCCGCCGGCCAAAAACTGGTTGCCGATTTAGCCTCGGAGAAATGA
- a CDS encoding DedA family protein, with product MIDLLFNFIDIFLHLDRHLADVLQYFGSWTYLVIFLIIFCETGLVVTPILPGDSLLFGLGAFAANPYLKGPLTVELLFIILSLAAIAGDSVNYAIGHYLGPKVFQKADGRFFKKAYLEKTHQFYEKHGGKTIIIARFMPIIRTFAPFVAGIGRMSYSRFISYNVIGGISWISLFIFGGYFFGNISFVKDNFTLVIISIIIISVLPGAIEYFRQRRKTA from the coding sequence ATGATAGATCTTCTTTTCAATTTTATCGACATCTTCCTGCACTTGGACAGGCATCTGGCCGATGTCCTGCAGTATTTCGGGAGCTGGACATACCTTGTCATCTTTCTTATCATCTTCTGCGAGACCGGCCTGGTCGTGACACCGATACTTCCCGGCGACTCGCTGCTCTTCGGCCTCGGCGCCTTCGCCGCCAACCCCTACCTGAAGGGACCTCTGACCGTGGAGTTGCTCTTTATCATCCTTTCCCTCGCCGCGATCGCCGGCGATTCAGTGAATTATGCAATCGGCCACTACCTTGGGCCCAAGGTGTTTCAGAAAGCGGACGGCCGTTTCTTCAAGAAGGCTTATCTCGAAAAGACCCATCAGTTTTATGAAAAACACGGCGGGAAAACGATCATCATTGCCCGCTTCATGCCGATTATCCGAACCTTTGCCCCGTTCGTCGCGGGCATCGGGCGGATGAGCTATTCCCGATTCATCTCCTATAACGTAATCGGCGGCATCTCGTGGATTTCCCTGTTCATTTTCGGGGGCTATTTCTTTGGAAACATCTCTTTTGTAAAAGACAACTTCACGCTGGTTATAATCTCGATAATCATCATCTCCGTACTGCCCGGGGCGATTGAGTATTTCCGGCAGCGGCGCAAAACAGCATGA
- a CDS encoding AIR synthase-related protein, translating into MLNRIEIGFKNGIRDALGEKIKKRIISHLRIDVASVRTFEIYTLDGELDREELEKSAGGPLSDPVVQNYAINGSAAAGCDWFIEVGFRPGVTDNVGKTAGEAIAVLTGKKVRVYTSRLYAISGVPLSALSQNDAARIASELLANDLIQRYDIYPGTAGEPDARIKPYIPQVMGSDLPRTREIDLNISDSELVKISQERLLALSLEEMKIIQRHLQDETFVARREELGLSGKITDAELECLAQTWSEHCKHKIFNAKIIYDDGNGMPREINSLFNTCIKGSTNEIRKRMGAGDWCLSVFSDNAGIIRFNDDWNLVFKVETHNSPSALDPYGGALTGIVGVNRDPFGAGRGAKLIFNTDVFCFAPPEYEKTLPARILHPRRIFEGVREGVEHGGNKSGIPTVNGCIVFDERYLGKPLVYCGTGGIMPARIQGELSHLKTILPGDIIVMTGGRIGKDGIHGATFSSEELHEGSPVTAVQIGDPITQKKMTDFLLIARDRDLYRAITDNGAGGLSSSVGETAGISGGCELDLAQAPLKYPGLAPWEILISESQERMTLAVSPETIDEFLSLARKMDVEATPLGRYTDSGWFHVRYGEKTVALLELPFLHDGLPQMNLRASWKAPQHPEPDFPLPENLGAELRKMLSRLNICSKESVVRQYDHEVQGGSVVKPLTGVCNDGPSDAAIIRPLLDSFEGIVVANGICPRYSDIDAYAMAAAAIDEAVRNAVATGASLDMLAGLDNFCWCDPVQTEKNPDGDYKLAQLIRANEALYDLTTAYGVPCISGKDSMKNDYQIGDVRISVPPTLLFSTLGKIADIRQAVTMDVKKPGDLVYVLGETYQELGGSEWYAQNGAIGNSVPQVRPKTAKLLYQRLSMAIREGLVASCHDCSDGGLGVALAESAFAGGLGLDLDLAKIPAEGISRDDELLFSESQSRFVTTIHPEQQEAFDAILGDSVFALIGKVAGQELLTIKGLAGNAIMEEKLSVLKEAWQQPLAS; encoded by the coding sequence ATGCTCAACCGCATCGAGATTGGTTTTAAAAACGGGATCCGGGACGCCCTCGGCGAGAAGATAAAAAAGAGAATTATCAGCCACCTGAGGATAGACGTCGCCTCGGTGCGGACGTTCGAGATCTACACGCTTGACGGCGAGCTGGACCGGGAAGAACTCGAAAAATCGGCGGGCGGCCCCCTGTCTGATCCTGTAGTCCAGAATTACGCGATCAACGGCTCAGCAGCAGCCGGTTGCGACTGGTTTATCGAGGTCGGCTTCCGTCCCGGCGTCACCGACAATGTCGGAAAAACCGCCGGCGAGGCGATTGCCGTTCTCACCGGCAAAAAAGTGCGCGTCTATACGTCGCGTCTGTACGCAATCAGTGGAGTTCCTCTGTCCGCTCTTTCCCAAAACGACGCCGCCAGGATTGCCTCGGAACTCCTCGCCAACGACCTCATTCAGCGTTACGATATCTACCCCGGGACGGCCGGGGAACCAGACGCCCGGATAAAACCTTATATCCCGCAGGTAATGGGAAGCGACCTCCCCCGGACAAGGGAAATAGATCTGAACATTTCCGACAGCGAATTGGTGAAGATCAGTCAGGAAAGACTCTTGGCGCTCTCTCTTGAAGAGATGAAAATCATCCAGCGCCATCTGCAAGATGAGACCTTTGTCGCCCGCAGGGAGGAATTGGGGCTCTCCGGGAAAATAACCGACGCGGAGCTGGAGTGTCTGGCGCAGACCTGGTCCGAGCACTGCAAGCACAAGATATTCAACGCCAAAATTATCTATGATGACGGAAACGGCATGCCCCGGGAGATAAATTCCCTTTTCAACACCTGCATCAAGGGCTCGACCAACGAGATCAGAAAACGGATGGGCGCGGGCGACTGGTGCCTCTCCGTCTTTTCCGACAACGCCGGGATCATCCGCTTCAATGACGACTGGAACCTCGTCTTCAAGGTGGAAACCCACAACTCCCCCTCCGCCCTCGATCCTTACGGCGGGGCGCTCACCGGCATCGTCGGGGTAAATCGCGATCCGTTCGGCGCCGGCCGGGGGGCAAAGCTGATCTTCAATACCGACGTCTTCTGTTTCGCCCCGCCCGAATACGAAAAAACCCTGCCGGCCCGGATCCTTCACCCGCGCCGGATATTCGAGGGGGTGCGCGAAGGCGTCGAACACGGCGGCAATAAAAGCGGCATCCCGACCGTCAACGGCTGCATCGTTTTCGACGAGCGCTACCTCGGGAAACCACTGGTTTACTGCGGCACGGGAGGAATCATGCCGGCCCGTATCCAGGGGGAATTGAGTCATCTGAAGACAATACTGCCCGGCGACATCATCGTGATGACCGGAGGCCGCATCGGCAAGGACGGCATCCACGGGGCAACATTCTCCTCCGAGGAACTGCACGAGGGCTCTCCGGTGACGGCGGTGCAGATCGGCGACCCGATAACCCAGAAGAAGATGACGGATTTTCTGCTTATCGCCAGGGATCGGGACCTCTACCGGGCAATCACCGACAACGGCGCGGGCGGACTTTCCTCCTCCGTCGGGGAAACGGCGGGAATCTCCGGCGGCTGCGAGCTTGATCTTGCCCAGGCGCCGCTCAAGTACCCGGGGCTCGCCCCGTGGGAGATTCTGATCTCCGAATCCCAGGAACGGATGACGCTTGCCGTGTCGCCTGAAACAATTGATGAATTTCTCTCTCTCGCTCGTAAAATGGACGTCGAGGCCACCCCGCTTGGGCGCTACACCGATTCGGGCTGGTTCCATGTCCGTTATGGCGAAAAGACCGTCGCCCTCCTCGAGCTCCCCTTTCTTCACGACGGACTTCCGCAGATGAACCTCCGGGCCTCCTGGAAGGCGCCGCAGCATCCGGAGCCGGATTTCCCGCTCCCGGAGAATTTGGGCGCGGAACTGAGAAAAATGCTGTCGCGACTGAACATCTGCTCGAAGGAGTCGGTTGTCCGCCAGTACGACCATGAGGTGCAGGGGGGAAGCGTGGTCAAGCCGCTGACCGGCGTCTGCAACGACGGCCCCAGCGATGCCGCGATAATCCGGCCCCTGCTGGACTCCTTTGAGGGGATTGTCGTCGCCAACGGCATCTGCCCCCGCTACAGCGATATCGACGCCTACGCCATGGCGGCGGCGGCCATCGACGAGGCGGTCAGAAATGCCGTCGCAACCGGCGCCTCGCTCGACATGCTGGCCGGGCTGGACAACTTCTGCTGGTGCGACCCGGTGCAGACCGAAAAGAATCCCGACGGGGATTACAAACTCGCCCAGCTCATCCGGGCCAACGAGGCGCTCTACGACCTGACGACGGCCTACGGCGTCCCCTGCATCTCGGGCAAGGACAGCATGAAAAACGACTATCAGATCGGGGATGTGCGCATCTCTGTCCCGCCGACGCTCCTTTTCTCGACGCTGGGGAAGATCGCAGACATCCGCCAGGCTGTGACGATGGATGTCAAAAAACCGGGCGATCTTGTCTATGTTCTGGGGGAAACCTATCAGGAGCTGGGCGGATCGGAATGGTACGCCCAAAACGGGGCAATCGGCAACAGCGTTCCGCAGGTAAGGCCAAAAACGGCAAAATTGCTTTACCAGAGGCTGAGCATGGCCATCCGGGAAGGACTGGTCGCCTCCTGCCACGACTGCTCGGACGGCGGTCTCGGCGTGGCGCTCGCCGAATCGGCTTTCGCGGGAGGCTTGGGTCTTGACCTCGATCTGGCAAAGATTCCCGCGGAGGGAATCAGCCGCGACGATGAACTCCTTTTTTCAGAATCCCAGAGCCGCTTCGTCACGACAATCCATCCGGAGCAGCAGGAGGCCTTCGATGCAATTTTGGGGGATTCCGTCTTCGCCCTGATCGGAAAGGTTGCCGGGCAGGAACTGTTGACGATCAAGGGGCTGGCCGGAAACGCCATCATGGAGGAAAAACTCTCCGTTCTGAAGGAGGCCTGGCAACAGCCGCTCGCCTCTTAA
- a CDS encoding phosphoribosylformylglycinamidine synthase subunit PurQ: protein MPRRIKAIVITGNGTNCEMETAHACRLAGFDTVEIVHISDLLTGAKRLDDYHFLNLPGGFLDGDDLGSAKAGANRILHARVSGSGERLYDQLQRFIEAGKLILGICNGFQLLVKLGVLPGLDGDYERQTATLTFNDSGRFEDRWVYLRGNAASPCIFTRGISGIYLPVRHGEGKFITDNETTLKEIKRKNLIALQYSDQTCREAARDYPANPNGSIDAIAGICNETGRIFGLMPHPEAYLHRTNHPRWTREELPEEGMGLLLFRNAASFLRSEEFA from the coding sequence ATGCCCCGGCGAATAAAGGCTATCGTTATTACCGGCAATGGAACCAATTGCGAGATGGAAACGGCCCATGCCTGCCGGCTTGCCGGCTTCGACACGGTTGAGATCGTCCATATCAGCGACCTTCTGACCGGCGCCAAACGGCTCGACGATTATCATTTTCTGAATTTGCCCGGCGGCTTTCTGGACGGCGACGACCTCGGTTCCGCCAAGGCCGGCGCCAACCGGATTCTCCACGCCCGGGTATCCGGAAGCGGCGAGCGGCTGTATGATCAACTCCAGCGTTTCATAGAAGCGGGAAAACTGATTCTGGGAATCTGCAACGGCTTTCAACTCCTCGTCAAGCTGGGAGTTCTGCCCGGTCTGGACGGCGACTACGAGCGGCAAACAGCAACGCTTACCTTCAACGATTCCGGCCGCTTCGAGGATCGCTGGGTTTACCTGCGAGGCAATGCGGCCTCGCCTTGCATCTTTACCCGCGGCATCTCCGGCATCTACCTGCCGGTCCGCCACGGGGAAGGCAAGTTTATAACTGACAACGAAACAACCCTGAAAGAAATCAAAAGGAAAAATCTGATCGCCCTGCAGTACAGCGATCAGACCTGCCGGGAAGCGGCAAGGGACTATCCGGCGAATCCGAACGGCTCAATAGACGCAATTGCCGGAATCTGCAATGAAACGGGCCGCATCTTCGGCCTTATGCCCCACCCGGAGGCCTATCTGCACCGGACGAACCACCCCCGCTGGACGAGAGAGGAACTGCCCGAAGAGGGCATGGGGCTTTTGCTGTTCCGCAACGCCGCCTCCTTTCTCCGCAGCGAGGAATTTGCATGA
- the glmM gene encoding phosphoglucosamine mutase, with protein MSKLFGTDGIRGVANKAPMTAEMALNIGRAVAHLLDREGHAPRIVIGRDTRISGDMLENAIVAGLCSMGADAIVAGILPTPGVAFLAGSLRADAGIVISASHNPYEDNGIKIFGNGGFKLPDETEAAIEELVSAERIPALAPSPAKLGRVSRMDDAPVRYTAFLKQSFPREHSLAGMKLVLDCANGAAYRVAPDAFSELGAATITLFNTPDGRNINLHCGSQHPEKLAKKVVESGADAGFAFDGDGDRVIAVDEKGNVLTGDRMLAICAKVMKNEGKLTNNTVVRTVMSNTGLRIALESLGIDSVITGVGDRLVIEAMKARGAALGGEDSGHLIFLEHHTTGDGIITALQVAAAMKKAGQPLSKLAEIMNVFPQVLVNVHVKSRPELAAIPAIAAAIRKAEARLRDQGRVLVRYSGTQHICRIMAEGPTQEETEQICRTLAAVIDKSLNV; from the coding sequence ATGAGCAAACTGTTCGGCACCGACGGCATTCGGGGGGTGGCAAACAAAGCGCCGATGACGGCGGAGATGGCGCTGAATATTGGCCGCGCTGTCGCCCATCTGCTTGACAGGGAAGGACATGCGCCCCGCATTGTCATCGGCAGGGACACCCGCATTTCCGGGGACATGCTGGAAAATGCGATTGTCGCCGGGCTCTGCTCTATGGGCGCGGATGCAATAGTCGCCGGGATTCTTCCCACCCCGGGGGTGGCTTTTCTTGCCGGCAGTCTCCGCGCCGATGCGGGAATCGTCATTTCTGCATCCCATAACCCCTACGAAGACAATGGGATAAAGATTTTCGGCAATGGCGGGTTCAAGCTTCCCGACGAAACGGAGGCGGCGATCGAGGAGCTGGTATCCGCCGAAAGAATCCCTGCCCTCGCCCCCTCCCCCGCCAAACTTGGCAGGGTCTCCCGAATGGACGATGCGCCCGTCCGCTATACGGCCTTTCTGAAACAATCCTTTCCCCGCGAACATTCGCTCGCAGGGATGAAGCTAGTTCTGGACTGTGCAAACGGGGCCGCTTATCGCGTTGCGCCTGACGCCTTTTCCGAACTGGGCGCCGCAACGATAACCCTGTTCAACACGCCGGACGGCAGAAACATCAACCTCCACTGCGGCTCCCAGCACCCGGAAAAACTGGCGAAAAAGGTAGTGGAAAGCGGCGCCGACGCCGGGTTTGCCTTCGACGGCGACGGCGATCGCGTGATCGCGGTGGACGAAAAAGGCAATGTTCTCACCGGGGACCGCATGCTCGCGATCTGCGCCAAGGTCATGAAAAATGAGGGAAAATTGACCAATAATACCGTCGTCCGGACGGTGATGAGCAATACCGGCCTGCGGATCGCCTTGGAATCTTTGGGGATAGACTCCGTCATCACCGGGGTCGGCGATCGGCTCGTTATCGAGGCGATGAAAGCGAGGGGGGCAGCGCTGGGGGGAGAGGATTCCGGCCATCTGATCTTTCTCGAACACCACACAACCGGCGACGGGATTATCACCGCCCTGCAGGTGGCGGCGGCGATGAAAAAGGCAGGCCAGCCCCTCTCCAAACTTGCTGAAATAATGAATGTATTTCCCCAGGTTCTCGTCAATGTGCATGTAAAATCCAGGCCGGAACTCGCAGCAATCCCGGCGATCGCCGCCGCGATCCGCAAGGCGGAGGCGCGTCTAAGGGATCAGGGCCGCGTGCTTGTCCGCTACTCCGGCACGCAGCATATCTGCCGGATCATGGCGGAGGGGCCAACTCAGGAAGAAACCGAGCAGATCTGCCGCACGCTCGCCGCCGTGATTGACAAAAGCCTGAACGTTTGA
- a CDS encoding class I SAM-dependent methyltransferase: protein MNEALNAQQRHWDETFSETADMFGAKASEPARNAAELLKKEGKKRILELGGGQGRDTLFFAGNGFQVDVLDYSEAGVNSIMEKAAQSGLSALVAAQSHDVRKPLPFADKTFDACYSHMLYCMALTTSELEALSREVLRVLRPNGLHVYTVRNTNDFHYGKGINRGEDLYEVGGFVVHFFSMQKVEQLAKGYELLSVDEFEEGTLPRKLFRVTLRKG, encoded by the coding sequence ATGAATGAAGCACTGAACGCACAACAGCGACACTGGGACGAGACATTTTCTGAGACAGCCGACATGTTCGGGGCTAAGGCCAGTGAACCGGCACGGAATGCAGCAGAGTTGTTAAAAAAAGAAGGGAAAAAAAGAATCCTCGAATTAGGCGGAGGCCAAGGCAGAGATACCCTCTTCTTCGCCGGAAATGGTTTTCAAGTGGATGTCCTCGATTATTCCGAGGCTGGCGTAAATTCCATCATGGAGAAAGCCGCTCAGTCAGGCTTATCCGCGCTCGTTGCCGCCCAAAGCCACGATGTCCGCAAACCGCTCCCCTTTGCCGACAAGACATTCGATGCCTGCTACTCGCACATGCTTTATTGCATGGCGCTTACAACCTCCGAACTCGAAGCTTTATCTCGCGAAGTGCTGCGAGTGCTGCGCCCGAATGGGCTTCATGTCTATACGGTGCGCAACACGAACGATTTTCATTATGGCAAAGGCATTAACCGGGGCGAGGATCTGTACGAAGTTGGGGGTTTCGTAGTCCATTTCTTCAGTATGCAGAAAGTTGAGCAATTGGCGAAGGGCTATGAACTGCTCAGCGTTGATGAATTCGAGGAAGGAACCCTTCCCCGCAAGCTTTTCCGCGTAACGCTCAGAAAGGGGTAA